One genomic window of Stigmatella aurantiaca includes the following:
- the tnpB gene encoding IS66 family insertion sequence element accessory protein TnpB, giving the protein MRVYAYAVPVDMRKGFDGLGALVEQQLGRQLLKGDVFLF; this is encoded by the coding sequence GTGCGCGTCTACGCGTACGCAGTCCCGGTGGACATGCGCAAGGGCTTCGATGGACTGGGTGCCCTCGTCGAGCAGCAGCTGGGGCGGCAGCTGCTCAAGGGCGACGTCTTCCTCTTCG